One stretch of bacterium DNA includes these proteins:
- a CDS encoding TraR/DksA family transcriptional regulator, which yields PMLQNLHKRRNEITAHVNHLEQDQREEIADNQNMPGDMADHGSGELNQHLSVTLMENDRIELERIEKAIARIENGAYGKCETCQKPIPMPRLKALPWATRCISCQSRLEGA from the coding sequence CCCCATGTTGCAGAACCTCCACAAGCGCCGCAACGAGATCACCGCCCACGTCAACCACCTGGAGCAGGACCAGCGCGAAGAGATCGCCGACAACCAGAACATGCCCGGCGACATGGCCGACCACGGCTCGGGCGAATTGAACCAGCATCTCTCCGTCACCCTGATGGAGAACGACCGCATCGAATTGGAACGCATCGAGAAGGCCATCGCCCGCATCGAGAACGGCGCCTACGGCAAGTGCGAGACCTGCCAGAAGCCCATCCCCATGCCCCGCCTGAAGGCCCTTCCCTGGGCCACCCGCTGCATCAGCTGCCAAAGCCGCTTGGAAGGCGCCTGA
- a CDS encoding NHL repeat-containing protein yields MNPRSFPILLALWAALPGGAWARHHSTPTPEETATPTATSTSTPIPYDGPKLYTYDTGWGSKGSGPDELNSPEGIDVAPDGSMIIADTANSRIVIWDREGRPVTTYGSFGSRADWQNPPQFNHPTAVFRSPASGQIFVSDTLNQRIVVLDDKGLVVSTWGAQGNANGQFNQPRSIGQDHFGNILVLDTGNSRVQTFSALGQFISTWGALGEASPNTYTARMNQPQGMAINPIDQALVADTGNFRFQVFNTGGVPVTVQGWYGDGPDQFREPTEVAQTPQGLIAVTDGVTGRVEFFNHRFEFIGQWTASDEQQAPNYHPHFKGIASDGEGRLYLADTQNSTILRIKPLKAPDEPKTPTPSPRRPTPTPIDSDPYGGAGFPIR; encoded by the coding sequence ATGAACCCCCGGTCCTTCCCCATCCTCCTGGCCCTTTGGGCCGCCCTCCCCGGCGGGGCTTGGGCCCGGCACCATTCAACACCGACGCCCGAAGAGACCGCCACCCCGACCGCGACCTCCACTAGCACGCCCATCCCTTATGACGGACCCAAACTCTACACCTATGACACCGGCTGGGGTTCCAAGGGGTCCGGCCCCGATGAGTTGAATTCCCCCGAGGGCATCGACGTGGCCCCCGATGGCAGCATGATCATCGCCGACACGGCCAACAGCCGCATCGTGATCTGGGACCGGGAAGGCCGCCCGGTCACCACCTACGGTTCCTTCGGCTCCCGGGCCGACTGGCAGAACCCCCCCCAGTTCAACCACCCCACCGCCGTCTTCCGCAGCCCCGCCTCGGGGCAGATCTTCGTATCCGACACGCTCAACCAGCGGATCGTGGTGTTGGACGACAAGGGCCTGGTGGTCTCCACCTGGGGCGCCCAGGGAAACGCCAACGGACAGTTCAACCAGCCCCGCTCCATCGGCCAGGACCATTTCGGCAATATCCTGGTGCTGGACACCGGCAATTCCCGCGTCCAGACCTTCAGCGCGCTGGGCCAGTTCATCTCCACCTGGGGCGCCTTGGGCGAGGCTTCGCCCAACACCTACACCGCCCGCATGAACCAGCCCCAGGGAATGGCCATCAACCCCATCGACCAGGCCCTGGTGGCCGACACGGGCAATTTCCGTTTCCAGGTCTTCAACACCGGCGGGGTGCCCGTCACCGTCCAGGGCTGGTACGGCGACGGCCCCGACCAGTTCCGGGAACCCACCGAGGTGGCCCAGACCCCCCAGGGCCTCATCGCCGTCACCGACGGCGTGACGGGCCGCGTGGAATTCTTCAACCACCGCTTCGAGTTCATCGGCCAATGGACCGCCTCCGACGAACAGCAGGCGCCCAACTACCACCCCCACTTCAAGGGCATCGCCTCTGACGGGGAAGGCCGGCTTTACCTGGCCGACACCCAGAACTCGACCATCCTGCGCATCAAACCCTTGAAGGCGCCCGACGAACCCAAGACCCCCACACCCTCGCCCCGTCGCCCGACCCCCACCCCCATCGATTCGGACCCCTATGGGGGCGCCGGTTTCCCGATCCGGTAA